From Heteronotia binoei isolate CCM8104 ecotype False Entrance Well chromosome 3, APGP_CSIRO_Hbin_v1, whole genome shotgun sequence, a single genomic window includes:
- the LOC132568763 gene encoding stromelysin-1-like, whose amino-acid sequence MKGLVFMLLCATVTYALPIRSVRREEERSRLIQKYLEKYYNFTYDGQQDVKWKDGNSMVRKIREMQEFIGLEVTGELDSKTLEVIQKPRCGNPDMGDFAFFGGQPKWEKKDLTYKILNYTPDMKEADVVKAIEKAFQAWSQVTPLTFRRSDESTADIMISFAHREHGDFNPFDGAGGTLAHAYAPSNTNIGGDAHFDEDENWTKDQHGSNLFVVAAHEFGHSLGLFHSKDGNALMYPVYKSLQNNQPILSRDDIEGIQQLYGTPSNPSQDRTEQNESRQPSRPAEPVLPATCDPQLTFDAVTTFRGEILFFKDKQFWRKRPHMNLVEFNPISSFWSFLLLGIDAAYENTDKDEVLLFKGNQFWAVKGNSRLPGYPKNIQSLGFPADVSNIDAVLFNANERRTYFFVSDKYWSYNEGSQTLERRPKWIRNDFPGIEGQVDAAFQYNGILYFFIGANQYEFNPNSRRVTQVTKANSWFSC is encoded by the exons ATGAAGGGCCTCGTATTCATGCTGCTGTGTGCCACAGTTACGTATGCTTTGCCAATACGATCAGttaggagagaagaagagaggtcgCGGCTTATTCAG AAATACTTAGAAAAATATTACAACTTCACATATGATGGACAACAGGATGTAAAATGGAAAGATGGAAACTCCATGGTTAGAAAAATCCGAGAAATGCAGGAATTCATTGGCCTGGAGGTGACGGGTGAATTGGATTCGAAGACTCTGGAGGTGATTCAGAAACCAAGGTGTGGGAATCCTGATATGGGGGACTTTGCTTTTTTTGGAGGACAACCCAAATGGGAAAAGAAAGACTTGACCTACAA GATACTGAACTATACACCAGACATGAAAGAAGCCGATGTGGTCAAAGCCATTGAGAAAGCTTTTCAGGCTTGGAGCCAAGTGACTCCGTTGACGTTCAGAAGGTCTGACGAAAGCACCGCTGACATAATGATTTCTTTTGCTCACAGAG AGCATGGTGATTTCAACCCCTTTGATGGGGCTGGCGGCACACTTGCCCATGCCTATGCACCCAGCAACACCAACATTGGAGGAGATGCCCATTTTGATGAGGATGAAAACTGGACCAAAGACCAACATG GCTCTAACTTGTTCGTTGTTGCTGCCCATGAGTTTGGCCACTCACTTGGACTGTTCCATTCCAAAGATGGCAATGCCTTGATGTATCCAGTTTATAAGAGTCTCCAGAACAATCAACCTATCCTCTCTCGAGATGACATAGAAGGCATTCAGCAACTCtatg GAACACCATCCAATCCATCTCAAGACCGAACAGAACAAAACGAATCAAGACAACCCAGCAGACCCGCTGAACCTGTTTTACCAGCAACTTGTGATCCACAGTTGACTTTTGATGCTGTTACTACTTTTCGGGGAGAAATATTATTCTTCAAAGACAA GCAATTCTGGAGAAAGCGCCCCCATATGAATCTGGTTGAATTTAATCCCATCTCTTCATTCTGGTCATTTTTACTATTGGGTATCGATGCTGCTTATGAAAATACGGACAAAGATGAAGTACTACTTTTTAAAG GCAACCAGTTCTGGGCAGTGAAAGGCAATTCCAGGCTACCTGGATATCCTAAGAACATTCAGAGCTTGGGCTTCCCAGCCGATGTCAGTAATATCGATGCAGTGCTTTTCAATGCAAATGAAAGAAGAACATACTTCTTTGTATCTGATAAATATTGGAG TTATAATGAAGGCAGCCAAACCCTGGAGAGGAGACCTAAATGGATAAGAAATGACTTCCCAGGTATTGAGGGGCAAGTCGATGCTGCTTTTCAGTATAACG GCATCCTATACTTCTTCATTGGAGCAAATCAATATGAGTTTAACCCTAATTCCAGAAGAGTCACCCAGGTCACAAAAGCCAACAGCTGGTTTTCTTGCTAA